A single region of the Halobacterium wangiae genome encodes:
- the pepF gene encoding oligoendopeptidase F: MSSVPERGERDDDYKWDLESIYATDDDWEQAYEALSEQLDELAAYEGRLTEDGDTLLEAMELRDEIYREAEKVTSYARMRSDEDTRDQEYQALRARGSSLMADVSSASSYIDPELQDSTREELQSMVESTEGLEQYEHYFDDVLRMKPHTRSAEVEELLSDLSEVFGAPSDAYNMLTDADLEFPTVEDPDGEAVEISQANFTKLLKNPDREFRQTVHEEFFETMADVRNTIGSTMKNQMKRDVKLAEARNYDTARQAALDSGNIPTEVYDNLVDTVDDNLDKLHRHADLKREALGVDELKMWDLYMPIVDSESPEVGYDEASEYVVEAVAPLGEDYQQRVAEGLESNWVDVYENRGKRSGAYSGGTYDTQPFILMNYQDDIASMFTLAHELGHSLHSEYTSEQQPYVYSQYEIFVAEVASTVNEALLVNHLLDTVEDDRFRRHILNEYLERFRSTLYRQTLFADVEQRLHRLTEEGEALTPDRIDEVYGERKQAYYANADVDEHIRREWMRIPHFYYNFYVFQYSTGISAAVALVQDILEEGQPAADRYLEFLQRGSSAYPLELLRDAGVDMSTSDPIERALGVYDDYLGEAETLVE; this comes from the coding sequence ATGAGCAGCGTCCCCGAACGCGGCGAGCGAGACGACGACTACAAGTGGGATCTGGAGTCCATCTACGCGACCGACGACGACTGGGAGCAGGCGTACGAGGCACTGTCCGAGCAACTCGACGAACTCGCGGCCTACGAGGGTCGGCTCACCGAGGACGGCGACACGCTCCTCGAGGCCATGGAACTCCGCGACGAGATCTACCGGGAGGCCGAGAAGGTGACCTCCTACGCGCGGATGCGCTCGGACGAGGACACCCGCGACCAGGAGTACCAGGCGCTCCGGGCGCGGGGCTCCAGTCTGATGGCCGATGTGTCGAGTGCGAGCTCCTACATCGACCCGGAACTCCAGGACAGCACGCGCGAGGAACTCCAGTCGATGGTGGAGTCCACGGAGGGCCTCGAGCAGTACGAGCACTACTTCGACGACGTGCTCCGGATGAAACCCCACACGCGCTCGGCGGAGGTCGAGGAGCTACTCAGCGACCTGAGCGAGGTGTTCGGCGCGCCCAGTGACGCGTACAACATGCTCACGGACGCCGACCTCGAGTTCCCGACCGTCGAGGACCCGGACGGCGAGGCGGTCGAGATCTCGCAGGCGAACTTCACGAAGCTCCTGAAGAACCCCGACCGCGAGTTCCGCCAGACCGTCCACGAGGAGTTCTTCGAGACGATGGCCGACGTCCGGAACACCATCGGCTCGACGATGAAGAACCAGATGAAACGGGACGTCAAACTCGCGGAGGCGCGCAACTACGACACCGCCCGCCAGGCCGCCCTCGACAGCGGCAACATCCCGACGGAGGTGTACGACAACCTCGTCGACACCGTCGACGACAACCTCGATAAACTCCACCGTCACGCGGACCTGAAGCGGGAGGCGCTGGGCGTCGACGAGCTGAAGATGTGGGACCTCTACATGCCCATCGTCGACTCCGAGAGCCCCGAGGTCGGCTACGATGAGGCCAGCGAGTACGTCGTGGAGGCCGTCGCGCCCCTCGGCGAGGACTACCAGCAGCGCGTCGCCGAGGGCCTCGAGTCGAACTGGGTGGACGTCTACGAGAACCGCGGGAAGCGCTCGGGCGCCTACTCCGGGGGCACCTACGACACCCAGCCGTTCATCCTGATGAACTACCAGGACGACATCGCCTCGATGTTCACGCTGGCCCACGAACTCGGCCACAGCCTCCACAGCGAGTACACGAGCGAGCAGCAGCCCTACGTCTACTCGCAGTACGAGATCTTCGTCGCGGAGGTCGCCTCCACGGTGAACGAGGCGCTGCTCGTCAACCACCTGCTGGACACCGTCGAGGACGACCGGTTCCGCCGCCACATCCTCAACGAGTACCTCGAGCGGTTCCGCTCGACGCTGTACCGCCAGACGCTGTTCGCGGACGTCGAACAGCGCCTCCACCGCCTCACCGAGGAGGGCGAGGCGCTGACCCCGGACCGCATCGACGAGGTGTACGGCGAGCGCAAGCAGGCCTACTACGCGAACGCGGACGTCGACGAGCACATCCGCCGCGAGTGGATGCGCATCCCGCACTTCTACTACAACTTCTACGTCTTCCAGTACTCCACGGGCATCTCCGCGGCCGTCGCGCTCGTCCAGGACATCCTCGAGGAGGGCCAGCCGGCCGCCGACCGCTACCTCGAGTTCCTGCAGCGTGGCTCCAGTGCGTACCCACTCGAACTGCTCCGGGAC
- a CDS encoding M28 family peptidase, whose product MTDDEAHSVERVLGRAWTDETPWDVLTALTELDDRMAGHEGERRAAELAADAFAEAGARDVSVDAFDLAVWTRGDCSLAVTEPTERTFEAIALPYAPAGDATGRLVDVGFGTESAFEESDVEGAVVLASTDSPPGERLVHRMEKYGRAVDGGAAGFVFYNHKDGQLPPTGSLRFGDEGELPAVGVSKETGAWLREYADRDGRVTLSVDATTESGTGRNAHAVLGPDTDEEVVVVAHHDAHDIAEGALDNGCGVATVVAAARVLADLDLDCKVRVASVGAEEVGLHGSAALAESLDLDAVRAVVNVDGAGRYRTLRAFTHGTDAFEAVLDDLAERTGHPVEVDETIHPYSDHWPFLRRGVPAVQLHSVTPERGRGWGHTHADTRDKADSRNLREHGMLAALLVRVLTARDVPRPDQSALRDRLLAADVRPGMEAAGVWPADWE is encoded by the coding sequence ATGACCGACGACGAGGCGCACAGCGTCGAACGCGTGCTGGGGCGGGCGTGGACCGACGAGACGCCGTGGGACGTGCTCACCGCCCTCACCGAACTCGACGACCGCATGGCCGGCCACGAGGGCGAGCGCCGCGCGGCCGAACTCGCCGCCGACGCCTTCGCCGAGGCCGGCGCACGCGACGTCAGCGTCGACGCCTTCGACCTCGCGGTGTGGACGCGCGGGGACTGCTCGCTCGCGGTAACGGAGCCGACCGAGCGGACGTTCGAGGCGATCGCCCTCCCGTACGCGCCGGCCGGCGACGCGACCGGTCGGCTGGTCGACGTCGGCTTCGGCACGGAGTCGGCGTTCGAGGAGTCCGACGTCGAGGGCGCGGTCGTCCTCGCGTCCACGGACAGCCCACCCGGCGAGCGCCTCGTCCACCGCATGGAGAAGTACGGCCGCGCTGTCGACGGCGGCGCCGCGGGCTTCGTCTTCTACAACCACAAGGACGGCCAGCTACCGCCGACGGGGTCGCTGCGCTTCGGCGACGAGGGAGAGCTCCCCGCCGTCGGCGTCTCGAAGGAGACGGGCGCGTGGCTCCGGGAGTACGCCGACCGGGACGGTCGAGTCACGCTCTCGGTCGACGCGACGACCGAGTCGGGCACCGGCAGGAACGCCCACGCCGTCCTCGGACCGGACACCGACGAGGAGGTGGTCGTCGTCGCCCACCACGACGCCCACGACATCGCGGAGGGCGCACTCGACAACGGCTGTGGCGTCGCCACCGTCGTCGCGGCGGCGCGCGTGCTCGCCGACCTCGACCTCGACTGCAAGGTGCGAGTCGCGTCGGTCGGCGCCGAGGAGGTCGGCCTCCACGGGTCGGCAGCGCTCGCCGAGTCACTCGACCTCGACGCCGTGCGCGCGGTCGTGAACGTCGACGGTGCGGGCCGCTACCGGACGCTCCGGGCGTTCACGCACGGCACCGACGCGTTCGAGGCGGTCCTCGACGACCTCGCCGAGCGGACGGGCCACCCGGTCGAGGTCGACGAGACCATCCACCCGTACAGCGACCACTGGCCGTTCCTCCGGCGGGGCGTGCCGGCCGTCCAGTTGCACAGCGTCACGCCCGAGCGCGGCCGCGGCTGGGGGCACACGCACGCCGACACCCGCGACAAGGCCGACTCGCGGAACCTCCGCGAGCACGGTATGCTCGCCGCGCTCCTCGTCCGGGTTCTGACCGCCCGCGACGTGCCCCGTCCCGACCAGTCGGCGCTCCGGGACCGCCTGCTCGCCGCCGACGTGCGCCCGGGAATGGAGGCCGCGGGCGTCTGGCCCGCGGACTGGGAGTAG
- the truA gene encoding tRNA pseudouridine(38-40) synthase TruA: MPRRAFRIAYDGRPYRGFQRQPDVTTVEDELFRALRRLDVLEGEKPPGYAAAGRTDAGVSALAQTVAFDAPDWLSPSALNTELPGPVDAWASVDAPPDFHATHDANWREYRYFLLVPDLDDQRARDALDRLTGEHDFHNLTPDDRNTVRELSGSLAREDDFLVLTLRAEGFCRELARRVVSLVEDVAAGGSFDRIEDLLGPDPVEGPDGVPPADPHPLVLHDVDYDLAFAVDEDAAAHARERFAALREDRLALAAVAGHVADGI; this comes from the coding sequence ATGCCCCGTCGCGCGTTCCGCATCGCCTACGACGGCCGGCCGTACCGCGGTTTCCAGCGCCAGCCGGACGTCACGACCGTCGAGGACGAACTGTTTCGCGCACTCCGTCGGCTAGACGTCCTCGAAGGCGAGAAGCCCCCGGGCTACGCCGCCGCGGGACGCACGGACGCGGGCGTCTCGGCGCTCGCTCAGACCGTCGCCTTCGACGCACCCGACTGGCTCTCCCCGTCGGCGCTGAACACCGAACTCCCGGGACCGGTCGACGCGTGGGCCAGCGTCGACGCGCCACCCGACTTCCACGCGACCCACGACGCGAACTGGCGCGAGTACCGTTACTTCCTCCTAGTGCCGGACCTCGACGACCAGCGCGCCCGCGACGCGCTCGACCGGCTCACCGGCGAGCACGACTTCCACAACCTCACGCCCGACGACCGCAACACGGTCCGGGAGCTATCGGGGTCGCTCGCACGCGAGGACGACTTCCTCGTCCTCACGCTCCGCGCCGAGGGTTTCTGCCGGGAACTGGCCCGACGCGTCGTCTCGCTCGTCGAGGACGTCGCGGCGGGCGGGTCTTTCGACCGCATCGAGGACCTGCTCGGCCCGGACCCAGTCGAAGGCCCCGATGGTGTCCCGCCGGCGGACCCGCACCCGCTGGTGCTCCACGACGTGGACTACGACCTCGCGTTCGCGGTGGACGAGGACGCCGCGGCCCACGCCCGCGAGCGGTTCGCGGCGCTCCGTGAGGACCGTCTCGCGCTCGCCGCCGTCGCCGGCCACGTCGCCGACGGCATCTGA
- the hisS gene encoding histidine--tRNA ligase codes for MYDRLKGFRDFYPEEMGPRRVAIDALEGAARQYGFREIGTPALEGQQMYVDKSGEGIVEELYAFTDQGGRDVALTPELTPTVARMVVAKQQALQKPIKWFSTRPFWRYEEPQQGRFREFYQTNVDIFGSSDPRADAEVLAVVADGLTDLGLTSEDFEFRVSHRDILGGLLESFDADVDTEEAIRTVDKREKVEFAEYVDGLEAAGLTRSQAERFDDLLAGDDLDALVEFAGTERVDDAVQNLRDVLEAAEHLGVREYCDVSLTTARGLDYYTGVVFECFDATGEVGRSVFGGGRYDDLIESFGGQPTPAVGVAPGHATLGLLLENAGVLPEGEFTADYYVLQVGDTEAEAARVAGDLRDRGNAVETDVTGRSFGAQMNYADGIGAETVVIVGEQDLANGEVTVKDMESGDQVTAPFEEFPGELDAPTVNDFE; via the coding sequence ATGTACGACCGACTGAAGGGATTCCGTGACTTCTACCCCGAGGAGATGGGGCCGCGTCGCGTGGCGATAGACGCCCTGGAGGGCGCCGCGCGGCAGTACGGCTTCCGGGAGATCGGGACGCCCGCGCTGGAGGGCCAGCAGATGTACGTCGACAAGTCCGGCGAGGGCATCGTCGAGGAACTGTACGCGTTCACGGACCAGGGCGGCCGGGACGTGGCGCTCACGCCCGAACTGACGCCGACGGTGGCGCGGATGGTGGTGGCGAAACAGCAGGCCCTCCAGAAGCCAATCAAGTGGTTCTCGACGCGGCCGTTCTGGCGCTACGAGGAGCCCCAGCAGGGCCGGTTCCGAGAGTTCTACCAGACGAACGTCGACATCTTCGGGTCCAGCGACCCCCGCGCCGACGCCGAGGTACTGGCGGTCGTCGCCGACGGCCTGACGGACCTCGGGCTGACGAGCGAGGACTTCGAGTTCCGCGTGAGCCACCGCGACATCCTCGGCGGTCTCCTCGAGTCCTTCGACGCCGACGTGGACACCGAGGAAGCCATCCGAACGGTGGACAAACGCGAGAAGGTCGAGTTCGCTGAGTACGTCGACGGCCTCGAGGCGGCCGGACTCACCCGCTCGCAGGCCGAGCGCTTCGACGACCTGCTGGCGGGCGACGACCTCGACGCACTCGTGGAGTTCGCGGGCACCGAGCGCGTCGACGACGCCGTGCAGAACCTCCGTGACGTCCTCGAAGCCGCCGAGCACCTCGGCGTGCGGGAGTACTGCGACGTCTCGCTGACCACGGCCAGGGGACTGGACTACTACACCGGCGTCGTCTTCGAGTGCTTCGACGCGACCGGCGAGGTGGGCCGCTCGGTGTTCGGCGGCGGGCGCTACGACGACCTCATCGAGAGCTTCGGCGGCCAGCCGACGCCCGCGGTCGGGGTCGCACCCGGCCACGCAACCCTGGGCCTGCTCCTGGAGAACGCGGGCGTGCTCCCCGAGGGCGAGTTCACCGCGGACTACTACGTCCTCCAGGTCGGCGACACTGAGGCCGAGGCAGCGCGCGTCGCCGGCGACCTCCGGGACCGCGGCAACGCCGTCGAGACGGACGTGACCGGCCGGAGCTTCGGCGCGCAGATGAACTACGCGGACGGCATCGGGGCGGAGACGGTCGTCATCGTCGGCGAACAAGACCTCGCGAACGGCGAGGTGACGGTGAAGGACATGGAGAGCGGCGACCAGGTGACCGCCCCCTTCGAGGAGTTCCCGGGCGAACTGGACGCTCCGACCGTCAACGACTTCGAGTAG
- a CDS encoding GNAT family N-acetyltransferase, with protein MAAVRVAELDTEAEWEAAYPVLMELWADADRVFTREEFLAFLRELRAVEGYRLFGLFADDALVSVAGVSVRMSVWYGRYLWVYDLATAPNHRSNGFGERLLSHLERWAADRGCDTIGLASAPERTDAHRFYEDRGMERSSHVFTRSLDS; from the coding sequence ATGGCAGCCGTACGCGTCGCGGAACTCGACACCGAGGCCGAGTGGGAAGCCGCGTACCCCGTGCTGATGGAACTGTGGGCGGACGCCGACCGAGTGTTCACCCGCGAAGAGTTCCTTGCGTTCCTCCGCGAACTTCGAGCGGTCGAGGGGTACCGCCTGTTCGGCCTGTTCGCTGACGACGCGCTCGTTTCCGTCGCCGGCGTCTCCGTCCGCATGAGCGTGTGGTACGGGCGGTACCTGTGGGTGTACGACCTCGCTACGGCGCCCAACCACCGCTCGAATGGTTTCGGCGAGCGACTCCTCTCCCACCTGGAACGCTGGGCCGCGGACCGGGGCTGTGACACCATCGGGCTCGCGTCGGCGCCCGAACGCACCGACGCCCACCGGTTCTACGAGGACCGCGGCATGGAGCGCTCGAGCCACGTGTTCACGCGCTCCCTCGACTCGTGA
- a CDS encoding DMT family transporter, with protein MEPGVLYALAAAGIWGSYLFALKRYFAGIHGAVLTVFVNAAAIAWYLPFAVGVGDGLPAFPPMDALDVAVFAGTVVIGGAGFLLSVRALAVGDVSYVAPIAKIVPVFVVPIEVLGLGATLESTALLGIGVATTAVYLANYEGGDLLTPLRKAVHSRAAQLALLSAMLYAVSDVGRRIVLDGFTFPTRLWVPTFLGGVAVAVLPLALRRWPAGGVRQHLPMFVLAGSGVAVGEHVTALAFASAPASIVSTLVNAQAIVAVLLGCVLLGEPGLRRRLGAAVLAVVGVGLIAV; from the coding sequence ATGGAGCCGGGAGTACTGTACGCGCTCGCCGCCGCCGGCATCTGGGGCAGCTACCTGTTCGCCCTGAAACGCTACTTCGCCGGCATCCACGGCGCCGTCCTCACCGTCTTCGTGAACGCTGCCGCCATCGCGTGGTACCTCCCGTTCGCCGTCGGCGTCGGCGACGGCCTCCCCGCGTTCCCGCCGATGGACGCCCTCGACGTCGCCGTCTTCGCCGGGACCGTCGTCATCGGTGGTGCGGGGTTCCTGCTCTCCGTGCGCGCGCTCGCCGTCGGCGACGTCTCCTACGTCGCGCCCATCGCGAAGATCGTGCCCGTGTTCGTCGTTCCCATCGAGGTGCTCGGCCTCGGCGCCACACTCGAATCCACGGCCCTCCTCGGCATCGGCGTCGCCACTACCGCGGTCTACCTCGCGAACTACGAGGGCGGCGACCTCCTCACGCCCCTCCGGAAGGCGGTCCACTCCCGCGCCGCCCAGCTCGCGCTCCTCTCCGCGATGCTGTACGCCGTCAGCGACGTCGGCCGCCGCATCGTCCTCGACGGCTTCACGTTCCCCACGCGGCTCTGGGTGCCGACGTTCCTCGGCGGCGTCGCTGTCGCCGTCCTCCCGCTCGCGCTCCGCCGCTGGCCCGCGGGCGGCGTCCGCCAGCACCTCCCGATGTTCGTCCTCGCGGGCTCCGGCGTCGCCGTCGGCGAACACGTCACCGCGCTCGCGTTCGCCAGCGCCCCCGCGAGCATCGTCTCCACGCTCGTCAACGCCCAGGCCATCGTCGCGGTGCTTTTGGGTTGTGTGTTGCTGGGTGAGCCCGGCCTCCGGCGTCGCCTGGGTGCTGCTGTTCTGGCTGTGGTTGGTGTCGGTCTGATAGCTGTCTGA
- a CDS encoding DUF7411 family protein, protein MELGLLYSGGKDSTLAALVLERFYDITLVTAHFGVTDEWEHAREAADATDFAFAEIELDQDVAEEAVDLMREDGYPRNGIQHVHEHALEAVADEGFDAIADGTRRDDRVPTVSRAQAQSLEDRHDVDYLSPLSGFGRRAVDRLVNAELDVQVGPSEEIPRADYEAELRALLAEEHGEEAIREVFPDHDQTYVHGLRE, encoded by the coding sequence ATGGAGCTGGGCCTGCTCTACAGCGGCGGGAAGGACTCTACGCTCGCGGCGCTCGTCCTCGAGCGGTTCTACGACATCACGCTCGTCACCGCGCACTTCGGCGTCACCGACGAGTGGGAACACGCTCGCGAGGCGGCCGACGCCACGGACTTCGCGTTCGCCGAGATCGAACTCGACCAGGACGTCGCCGAGGAGGCCGTCGACCTGATGCGCGAGGACGGCTACCCCCGGAACGGCATCCAGCACGTCCACGAGCACGCACTGGAGGCCGTCGCCGACGAGGGGTTCGACGCGATCGCGGACGGGACGCGCCGCGACGACCGCGTCCCGACGGTCTCGCGGGCGCAGGCACAGAGCCTCGAGGACCGCCACGACGTCGACTACCTCTCCCCGCTCTCGGGGTTCGGGCGGCGAGCGGTCGACCGCCTCGTGAACGCCGAACTCGACGTCCAGGTCGGCCCCAGCGAGGAGATTCCGCGCGCCGACTACGAGGCGGAACTCCGCGCGCTCCTCGCCGAGGAACACGGCGAGGAGGCCATCCGCGAGGTGTTCCCGGACCACGACCAGACGTACGTCCACGGCCTCCGGGAGTAA
- a CDS encoding DNA-binding protein codes for MSGNPDDERLDELRQQKMEELKQQQGGGGAQDEAQQQAQQQAEQQKQALLKQHLTDGARKRLNTIRMSKPQFADKVEQQVLALAQSGRLQDRIDEEQMKELLRELKPDSKSFNINRR; via the coding sequence ATGAGTGGGAACCCAGACGACGAACGGCTCGACGAACTCCGCCAGCAGAAGATGGAGGAACTCAAGCAACAGCAGGGCGGTGGGGGCGCCCAGGACGAGGCACAGCAGCAGGCCCAGCAGCAGGCCGAACAGCAGAAACAGGCACTGCTCAAACAGCACCTGACGGACGGCGCGCGCAAGCGCCTGAACACCATCCGGATGAGCAAGCCGCAGTTCGCCGACAAGGTCGAACAGCAGGTCCTCGCGCTCGCCCAGTCCGGGCGGCTGCAGGACCGCATCGACGAGGAGCAGATGAAAGAGCTGCTCCGGGAACTCAAGCCCGACTCCAAGAGCTTCAACATCAACCGCCGCTAG
- a CDS encoding 30S ribosomal protein S19e: MATLYDAPADELIDELAEELKDQLDEPDWAQFAKTGSGRELPPEQEDFWAIRAASLLRKVAMEGPIGVKRLSTAYGDTRDGSNRYVVSPSESAAGSRNIIRTILQQLEDADLVEQQHDRGRVVTAEGRSLLDDTANTVIENLDRPELERYA; the protein is encoded by the coding sequence ATGGCAACCCTCTACGACGCCCCTGCGGACGAGCTCATCGACGAGCTCGCCGAGGAACTCAAGGACCAACTCGACGAGCCCGACTGGGCACAGTTCGCGAAGACCGGCTCCGGCCGAGAACTCCCGCCCGAACAGGAGGACTTCTGGGCGATCCGCGCGGCCAGCCTCCTGCGGAAGGTCGCGATGGAAGGTCCCATCGGCGTGAAGCGCCTCTCGACGGCCTACGGCGACACCCGCGACGGTTCGAACCGCTACGTCGTCTCGCCGTCCGAGAGCGCCGCCGGCTCCCGGAACATCATCCGCACCATCCTCCAGCAGCTCGAGGACGCGGACCTCGTCGAACAGCAGCACGACCGCGGCCGCGTCGTCACCGCCGAGGGCCGCAGCCTCCTCGACGACACCGCGAACACGGTCATCGAGAACCTCGACCGCCCCGAACTCGAACGCTACGCCTGA
- the thiL gene encoding thiamine-phosphate kinase, translating to MDERAALDLVGGLVANAGDDAAVVDGTVLTVDMLHEATDFPEGTTRYTAGWRSVGASLSDVAAMGAEATAAVAAYAAPNFDDEELAAFVEGASAVCEDVDAAYVGGDLDSHQEFTVATAAVGETDRQIGRGGATPGDRVVVTGTLGRSAAALRLFESGETERANELFRFSPRVAAGLALGEYATAMMDSSDGLARSLHQLAEASDVGFAVDAAEIPVAAALREVATDPLDTALTFGEDFELVATLPPEAVADARTASPVPLTVVGEVVDDGVTLDGEPLADRGWTH from the coding sequence ATGGACGAACGGGCGGCGCTGGACCTGGTCGGCGGTCTCGTCGCGAACGCCGGGGACGACGCCGCGGTCGTGGACGGGACGGTGCTCACCGTCGACATGCTCCACGAAGCGACGGACTTCCCCGAGGGGACCACGCGCTACACGGCGGGGTGGCGGTCGGTCGGCGCGTCGCTGTCGGACGTGGCGGCGATGGGCGCGGAGGCCACCGCGGCGGTCGCCGCCTACGCCGCGCCGAACTTCGACGACGAGGAACTGGCCGCGTTCGTCGAGGGGGCGTCGGCGGTCTGCGAAGACGTGGACGCGGCGTACGTCGGTGGCGACCTCGACAGCCACCAGGAGTTCACGGTGGCGACGGCGGCGGTCGGCGAGACGGACCGCCAGATCGGCCGGGGCGGCGCGACCCCCGGCGACCGCGTGGTCGTGACGGGGACGCTCGGCCGGAGCGCGGCCGCACTGCGGCTGTTCGAGTCGGGCGAGACCGAGCGCGCGAACGAGCTGTTCCGGTTCTCGCCGCGGGTCGCGGCGGGGCTGGCACTGGGCGAGTACGCGACGGCGATGATGGACTCCAGCGACGGCCTCGCGCGCTCGCTCCACCAGCTAGCCGAGGCGAGCGACGTTGGGTTCGCCGTGGACGCCGCGGAGATCCCCGTCGCAGCGGCGCTCCGGGAGGTAGCGACGGACCCACTCGACACGGCACTCACGTTCGGCGAGGACTTCGAACTCGTGGCGACGCTCCCGCCGGAAGCCGTCGCCGACGCGCGCACGGCGTCACCGGTGCCGCTGACGGTGGTCGGCGAAGTCGTCGACGACGGCGTGACCCTCGACGGGGAACCGCTGGCGGACCGCGGCTGGACGCACTAG
- a CDS encoding site-2 protease family protein — MSAQPPDDAPAPASFDSVFDVYEVSQRDGRVLYFGDATTDRQTVIRTVWPMFRERGYEVELARRTGELVLVAEPHDADTGGFPWKNVALFVATVLSTLFVGAQWYYVDPFSPEIVRALPFTLAVMGVLGTHELGHYLLSRYHDVDASLPYFIPFPSLFGTMGAVIRMRGQMPDRDALFDIGAAGPLAGLVAAVVVTVVGLLLPPVHVPPEIVNSPSAVEIQFAYPPLLQAIATVLGEPLSYSDPSRSVNPVVMGGWIGMFVTFLNLIPVGQLDGGHILRSLVGDTADRIAPLVPTSLFALAGYLWLVGEAGNAAGIWVMWGFLSTLVTFMGSVDPIDDEPLDRRRAALGVLTFVLGALCFMPVPIQIVG; from the coding sequence ATGTCGGCCCAGCCGCCCGACGACGCACCCGCGCCGGCGAGTTTCGACTCCGTCTTCGACGTCTACGAGGTGAGCCAGCGTGATGGCCGCGTGCTCTACTTCGGCGACGCCACGACCGACCGGCAGACGGTCATCCGGACGGTGTGGCCGATGTTCCGCGAGCGCGGCTACGAGGTCGAACTCGCCCGGCGCACCGGCGAACTCGTCCTCGTCGCCGAACCACACGACGCCGACACCGGTGGGTTCCCCTGGAAGAACGTCGCGCTGTTCGTCGCCACTGTGCTCTCGACGCTGTTCGTCGGTGCGCAGTGGTACTACGTCGACCCGTTCTCACCGGAGATCGTCCGCGCGCTCCCGTTCACGCTCGCCGTGATGGGCGTCCTGGGCACCCACGAACTCGGTCACTACCTGCTGAGTCGCTACCACGACGTCGACGCCAGCCTCCCGTACTTCATCCCGTTCCCGTCGCTGTTCGGCACGATGGGCGCTGTCATCAGGATGCGCGGCCAGATGCCCGACCGCGACGCACTCTTCGACATCGGCGCCGCGGGCCCCCTCGCCGGCCTCGTCGCCGCCGTCGTCGTCACCGTCGTCGGCCTGCTGTTGCCGCCGGTGCACGTCCCGCCGGAGATCGTCAACTCCCCGTCGGCCGTGGAGATCCAGTTCGCGTACCCGCCGCTCCTCCAGGCGATCGCGACCGTCCTCGGGGAACCGCTCTCCTACAGCGACCCCAGCCGCTCCGTCAACCCCGTCGTGATGGGCGGCTGGATCGGGATGTTCGTCACGTTCCTCAACCTCATCCCGGTCGGCCAGCTGGACGGCGGCCACATCCTCCGGTCGCTCGTCGGCGACACCGCCGACCGCATCGCGCCGCTGGTCCCCACCAGCCTGTTCGCGCTCGCGGGCTACCTCTGGCTGGTCGGCGAGGCCGGCAACGCCGCCGGCATCTGGGTCATGTGGGGGTTCCTCTCCACGCTCGTCACGTTCATGGGGAGCGTCGACCCCATCGACGACGAGCCGCTCGACCGCCGTCGCGCCGCACTCGGCGTGCTCACGTTCGTCCTCGGGGCGCTCTGTTTCATGCCCGTCCCCATCCAGATCGTCGGCTAG
- a CDS encoding DUF7123 family protein, translating into MSATQQSSTTREPQDKETRLKSYLREKAEDGELYFKSKFIADEVDLSPKEIGALMVKLSKSATDLDIEKWSYTSATTWRVQPA; encoded by the coding sequence ATGAGCGCAACCCAGCAGTCCTCCACGACCCGCGAACCGCAGGACAAGGAGACTCGCCTCAAGTCCTACCTCCGCGAGAAGGCCGAAGACGGTGAGCTCTACTTCAAGAGCAAGTTCATCGCCGACGAGGTCGACCTCTCCCCCAAGGAGATCGGCGCGCTCATGGTGAAGCTCTCGAAGTCCGCGACCGACCTCGACATCGAGAAGTGGTCGTACACGAGCGCCACCACGTGGCGCGTCCAGCCGGCGTAA